The following is a genomic window from Fusarium verticillioides 7600 chromosome 5, whole genome shotgun sequence.
ATCGCTGGAGGCGGATTTGACATTGCGCTGTCGAAGACCGCTATCCTTGAGAGCTACAAGCTGCTGTTCGGCCTGGGCAAGCTTAGCCTTAAGCTCCTCATAGGTCAGCTCTGCAGTCTCCTTGATGGCCGTTGTAGCTTGAGTGATAGTGCTCTTGACTTCGGAGTCCTCGTAGGTAGACTTGGGTTTCTCATCCTCATAGGTGGATTCTTTGGGCGATTGGTAGGGAGGGGGTGCtgccgaggatgagggcGACTCGTCTCGAATTCCAGGTGAAGAAAATGTACGCGAAACGTCGGGAGTGTCGTTGATCTAGATTATGCCATTAGTTATCAACCTCTAGATCCGAGTCGGCGAAACATACACCGTTGGCAATAGCTTGCTTGTTAGGCGTGGAGATAGGCCGGTTGGGAGCTTGGTCGGCCTCACCAGCCGCGAGCCAGTTGACTCGAATCTTGCGCTCGACAAGGTGGGCTTTATCGGTCGTTTCAAGCTGGCGATTGAGTCAGTTTAAAGTCCAGATTTCGGGATCGATTGGCTACGTACGACATTGGCAACGCTGGCAAACTCCTTATCGGCGGTAATCGGGGCGGACTGGACAAGGAACTTGTCACGGCACTTAGCGTCAGGAGCGGGATCCTGCTTCATAGCCTGGAGAAGGACTAGGTGATCGTTAACGGCTGCCGGCATGCGCTTTTAGGAGCAGACTCACCAGAGACATCGAAGCTCTGGCCGGCCTCGATGCGGCCTGCATTTGGTCGAACACAGTATCTAGTGAGGAGACGTCAGGTATGCGATCGgaatggcttggcttgagGGGCAAGCATACTGTTTGGGAGCAGTGGTCTTGACCTGTTCTTTTTATCAGTAAATCCGTCGCATGAGAATCGCAGATCTACTGACCTTGAAAGCCACGGGGGTAGGGTTGGGGTTCTTTAGAGTCAAGGTCTGGGAGACCTCGGTGGTGAAGGGGCCTAGCAATCATGTCAATCCTCGGAGATCCGTCATCATCCATCGCAGATCACGCACGTCTAAAGGACAGCTCAAACGGCTCGATATCGACCGACATTTTGGCTTGTTATCGTGGTAGCGGTAATAAAATGCTGAGGTTGTTATGGTTTGTGGTATCGCGCGATGGTTCCTCGGCGGTAACCAAGTGGAAACGTGGCAACGGGAGGTAGAGTACAGTATGAAATGTCGTTCGTTGATTAGCAAAGGGGGGGAGTTTGATTAAAGGTAGGTTAAAAGTATAGCAACACGAGGCTGCACCGAGTCGATAAGATTTGAGGAAGTTGGTCGCGtgggagaaggaagaaattgGTGACGAAATGAAAGATTAGTAGCAGTGGAGTGTGgtgagttgagttgattAAGGTATGTATAGGTACCTGGAAGGGGAATGGAAGGCAGGTTGACGTTGGTTTGTGTCTTGGGGATCTCCTACGACGTAATTGCTTCTGCTATGGCGCACTATTCCCAGTTGAGCCGGCTCAACTTCAGGTGGTTGCTACAGGGCGCACGAGCCATCAGGGGGCTTAAACTCCGCTATCAGTCACTATTGGACCTCGTCTGCTCGCCATTGATTTCATGGACATCGGTTCCATTGATGAACCGTCGAAGCCACCacataggtaccttattcTTATTCAAACGTCATCTTTTTCCTTTTACCTTTTCTGTTTGCTCCGTTGTCCTGCAGTTGTCCACCATCTTTCCAAGTCTCCGTTTGCTGTCCACAAAAAAGGGTCTAGCTGGTCCACGATATGCAGGTCCTTGTATTGGTAAGCACCTGAATGGTTAAGCGTCTCAAATCAGGGAAGTGAGGGTATCATGGCACATGGTTTTAGAACAGATGCGGAGGGCCGAGGCAAACTCGAGGTAAcgcaaggtaaggtagcgTCAGAGCTTGGCAGATTCGTTAGCGCAGCCGTCATGAAGTTAGAACTATCTATTCTTTGTTGAGCATTGACAAACAATCTCGAGCAGCTTTGATACCCACCTCCAAATTCATTGAAACATTAAAAGACAAGGGATGAACATAATCATCTCTTGTGTCGAGAGCAAGTAGCATCAATGGTTTGGGACCATCAAACGAAGATGATCTTTGCAATATCCGCCGAATGAGTTGGGAGACTGCGTCGTTATTTGTAACTCTTGAGCCAAAGAAACTCGAGACCATTTGACACGAGGACCATAATAGTTGTTCAGGAAGCGTTCCAAGTTTATTTGAATAGACTTGTCTCAGCACCCTCATCAATCGCAATCGAGGTCTCGAGTTTTCCCACATTCTTTTCTAAGCTGAAGAAGTACCCTCAAGCGCAACAGTCATGGAATAGTATCATCGACTTGTTCCTCGGAATTCGGAATTTGCTGCCCAATGTTCGCTGCATTTTCTCGAACATTTGAGACTCGACAGGCTGTGCAACTCCAGAACAAAAATTTCGTCAAAGTGGTGAAACCTACAGTGCAGTTTATTGACTCTAAATGCTGACAAGAACGTGGTCAGCTCGTGGGTGGTGGCAGTCGGTAGTTATAGGGCTTGGGCTGTGTtgcaaacatcatcaaccgttGCTCAACTCCGGCACGGGAATGCCCTATTGATGAACTTTCGCGGCTGGCGCGATGAACGACTTGACTAAACATCACGACATGTTAACCAATCGCTCACACTCAAACCTACATACCTTAGCTTAGCAACTGCTCGAGGGAGAACACGACGGCTAAAAATATCCTAAACATTGAATTCCGACGCTACGGATAAGTCAGACTCAGCCTACCACAGTCCTCCAAATTCAACAAAAAGGTGGATTGCTAGGCTCACAGGAACGCCATCTACGGGTAGGACCCTCGTATTTGATCGACACGAGGCGGTGCCATGGGCGGCTACTCCATTTCTGTGCTCCTACGTTACAGTAGGAGTAGAGAATCATCCTGCGGCTGACTGAATTCTTCTGGAACAACCGCTTATGGCGCAAATGTGTGTGTGCTGCTCCTGTCTTAAAAGGTTGCAGTAGGGCTATTCGGCACTTGGCTTTGGTATTTATACGAACAGATCTCCAGAGTCAGGTGGACTGAATTCGTGGAGATCACCTCTTTATACGATATCCAGATAGATCTCTCGTATCTCTTGCAGTATAATACTCGATATTAACCCCAGTATTGTTTCAACTTATCCTTGCACAACTCTCATCACTTTCATCATGGGCTGCAACAACTCTCGCCACATCCTCGAGATGGAATCTCGACCTATCCGTCCTGTGACCATCTCCAGCCATTCAGTTGGCTCTGTCATGGCTCCCTCGtccatcttccaagactTCCCTGAAACCTCAGAGTTGAGTCGACAGCAGATCATCGACGCCTTCCAACACATGGCCGAGTACCTGAACGAATGTGGCACATACGTGAACTGtgctgtcgttggtggtgttgtaAACGCACTTTATCTGCGTCACAGAGAGACAACTCCCGACGTCGAGTTCCTTCTTCACGATCCTGCCTCGAAAGAGTACATCACACTCAGCAATGCTGCTAGTttcgccaacaagaaggctCAAGGAACTCTCGGAGAGCAGTGGTTCAACAACTCGATGCAAATCTTTGTGCCTCGAAACATCCAGCTCGATATTCTTCAATGGGCCAAGGAACAGCATGAAGTCATCTTCGAGCATCGCGGTAACTACGGCGGCCTCACAGTTTACGCTGCCCCATGGGACTATGCGTTGTGCAGCAAACTCAACAGTCTCTACGACAATATCCGAGCTGATGATATGGAGGATGCAGTCGCATACCTACATCGATATCTGACTCTTACTCGCCAAGAGTCCCTCAATGGGAACCAAGTTAACGACTGGTGCAGGAAGTACCATCAAGATGTTTCGCGAGATGTGCTGAATCGCCTTGGAGAGGCGTATGCTCGAAAGCACGGTAGCGGGCCGCTTCAGTGGTGAAGCCGGCTGTAGGAGGATTAAGGATTTGGCTGGATGTTAGATATAGATGGCATGAACTTATGATGATACCCAGCTCATTAGCGAGCGCACTTAATGATAATACTTGTTTGAATCGGTAGATGCGTTTGCATATTTGAAGTTTGTAAGCCTGTGGTCTTGGGAAGCTTGTCTCTCGTACATGTTTGTGTTTGAACGAGCATAGGTTTCCCAGTTGTCGAGTATGTCGAACTGTAGGAAATAATGTCTCAAGTTTTACtattcatcatgagaagagagagaaatcACTACCTGTATCGGAATATCTAGGTATCAGTCATGATTATGCCCGTGCTTAACCGTAGTAATCCCGGCGACGTCACTGAGGCAGCGGCTTGAATGACGTTCTCAGGCTTTACCTAAGCTTTGGTCTCAGCATCAAAGGACAACTCAGTGCAAAGGCATATTCCACTGTGTATTCACGACTGGGATTTTTTTTGCCTGTCCCACCAATTCTCTGATACTCAAATAATCAAAACTCCGtctcttcattctctcatcttcatctacTCAACTCATTAACAGTTGCCCCTCATCCAACCCCACTATCACCAACTGTTACCAAACAACACCGCCAACATGCCTTCTGATCTCGATACCCTGCTCGATATGGGCTTTGACAAGGAGCGCGCTGAGATTGCCGTCAAGAAGACTGGAGGCCGTAAGTTACACTTTTCGAATGACTCGTTCCAGGCTAACTTTGGTAGTCCAGGGCGCTCTTCAGTGGCTTGAGGATAACCAGGACAAGCctattgatgagatcaaggctgctgccgctgctaaggaagagggtgatgacgaggaggacaCGGAAGCCAAGATTGCAGAGCTCGAGACCGGCACTGCCAAGTCATTGATCTGCAATGATTGTGGAAAGAGATTCAAGAACCATGATCTGGCTACCTATCACGCGACCAAGACGTATGTCAACCTGACCCTACCATCTTCTGGGGAATTTTTGGCTGACTGAGACTACAGCGAGCACACTGACTTCTCGGAGTCAACAGAGGAGATTGCACCTCTGAccgaagacgagaagaaggccaagcttgagcaacTTCGCGAGCGCCTCGCCGCCAAGAGAGCTCTTCAAtctgtcaaggacaaggaagatcACAAGCGCAACGAGGTAACAAAAACATTCAGTCGTATCAATCTTCAATTCTAACCTGTCATAGCAAATTCGCCAAAAGTCAACCAAGGAGAGCCAGGAAGCAAAGGAGGAGCTGGCCCGCAAGCAAGCAGTCAAGGAAGCGGCCCAGAAGCGacaagagaagctcgaggacCAGGAAGCCAAGAGGCGCATCAAGGCAAAGATCGAGGCCGACAAAGCTGAGCGACGCCGAAAGGCagaggaggccaaggcagCTCGTGAGGGTCGAGCTCCTCAAGTCGAAGCTGCCACTCCTGgtggcgctgctgctgtggcGGCCGCATCTAAGCCCAAGAGCAACCATAACGAAGCCCGACTCCGACTACAGACCGATGGCggaaacatcaccaagaccttgCCCGCTGAGACGACATTGTTCGAGCTGGCGCAACAGCTACAGAGCGAGACGGGGAATGCTGTGTCTAGCTTCACGACTACGTTCCCTCGCAAGACCTTCGAGGGTGACATCGATTTCTCCAAAACCCTGAAGGAAGCGGGATTGGTCCCGTCATCGGTCCTGGTCGTCAAATAAATTTCTGACGTAGACATGAAAGATTGTGCATGGCGCGGCGTTGGTGGGgacatggaagatgaaaTCTGTACCGGGAGTACTACGAAGAACAGAAAAAAGTCCTTTAGGTAGAAGTAGAGCAGACAAGAGGACGACAAGATTCGTCCTgatcacaatcacaatcgCCAGCACTCTGGCGAGATAGTCACACTTTGAAGAGACCCCAGTTGAACTCAAACCACCCATGGCGggactttttttttatcagAGCCGTATGAATTGACCAATTCTCCCTCCGCGAAACTCCGTTGAGTGCGTTCCTCATAGCATCGTATGTAAGAAGCTCCTCTGTCCAGGGCGCAGGTTACAGTGCCCGCCCTCCATCCTGTATGATCGATCGATTGATAACCCCGAAGCCATGCAGTCGAAGtacaaagaacaaggaaaCAGTCGTAGCGGCGTAACTTCTTAGTCGAAGAGACCGAAGCCCATGTCCTCGTCAgactcctccttctctgTAGTGGTTGTCAGCAATCCGCAGTCAGTCGTCGAGCGTCGTGGGTAGACAtaccctcctccttggcctcctcaggagcagcctcctcagcggcaccaccagcagcggCGGCACCACCGGCGGCAGGGGCAGCACCGCCACCGGAGCCGACGTTCACGAGAAGGTCCTTGACATCCTTGCCCTCGAGAGCCTATTCAAATAAAATCCGTCAGAAAACCGAAGTCCTGGAGATATGGGTAGGCGCATAAAAGTCGCTGGGGTTATTCGGTTCGTACCTTGGCGAAGATGGAGGTCCAGATGGgctcaacctcctcgaccttggcGGCCTTGATGAGGGTCTGGAGCTTGTCGGCCTGAAAAGTCGCGATGACGATGTTAGCTATCAATAACCTCAAACACGCACACACAAAAGCGTCGACGGAATCGCGGGGTTAAAACGTACGGTGATCTCAACACCGTCGTCGGCGAGGATCAGGGCCGCGTAGGACGAAGCGAGCTCGGCGTgagacattgtgaatgaTTTTGACGTGCGGGTGGGAGATTGTAAAGTCTGCACGAAGTCGAGTCGGTTGTAGTTTGAAGTCGGGATATCACCAAATGGGCTTACCACAGAAAATCTGGTCGAAATTCGGCTGGAGGGCTTCAAGACCTAAAGGAAAAGTGGAGGCAGGAGCGATCGATGTAAATTAATCCGCTCCGTGGGTGCAAAAGAGTGAGTCACGCCTTTGATTGGGTGCGAGGTAACGAACCAATGAGGTGTGTTTCCAAGAATGCAATGGATTGCGGCGCTTTTTACCCCACCTTTGGAAAACACAGACATCATAAGAGCATTGTTTGTGAAGATATGATGATAAGAGTAATTACATTTTTGATACCATAAACGGCAGAGTATACAGACCTATAATTGCCTGACTGAATAATATAATTACCAACCTCGCTGATTTCTGATTGATTATCACTGATCAAGACCAATCCCccatcaactccttcttctcttcctctccctcccttgCCCACCATCGCTAGGTTGTTGGGAACCTGCCCCCCCCCACTAGCAAGCAGCCCAGCTTAGCCGTTGTCGTCTGGCTCAATGCCGTAGCGAAGACGTAGGGCGCACCGCGCACGGTAGGTAATAGGTGAAGTGACTGCAGGACCTGATAGAGGGGTCGGTCTAGGCCTTCTTTCCAGTTGCCATGATTAAGTGACAGCATCCATACGTTCTTGGTCGAGACAAAGACGGGAAGGGCAGGCAGGTCCagctgaactgaactgaattGAACTGAAATGTAACCGTGATATCGTTTCTCCACGATCTACAATCCGCTAgtcaacttcttccatcatcaactatTTCGTCTTCCATTGCATTCTCGGTTCCGCATTCTCTCTCCAGACTATCATTCTTCATCCACCGCTTAATCAACATCTTGTGACTTGTATCGCGCCTACGTGAGTTAGTTTATCACGACCTCCCCACCAAAAGCCGACTCAACTTCCCTGGATCTTGAGCCCCGCCGCCACTCGTCGACTTTCGTCACTCGTCGGAGCCTCGGAGACCTGCGCAAAGCACAATCAACAAGCCAACACacctccaagctcaacagtGACAAACTGCTCCTCTTTCAGCCCTTTACATCACACAAATCTCTACGACACCACCATAAGAAGCTCGGAAACGGCATCTATCGACATGGAGACTCCAGCGATCCCAATGCCGCGGGACCCCCGGGAGCAAGCTattctcgagaagctgcagctggtcCGCGATCGCCTACTGCTTCTGAAACAGGATCGCACAAACTACATTCGAACTCAAGATGTCATGCCATTGTttgatgagaccatggaTCAGGTCAAGGAGCTGGCGATTGTGCGCGCCGAAACAGGCGATAAGGAGGAGAACAGATGTATGTCGCCGTCTTTGTCGCATCCGAATCCCAGTATACTAACAAGTTTATTTCCAGTGGACAAGGTCTTGGAGAGCTGCTTCCAGCTGCTATCCCTATTCTATCTGACGATCGGGCGAAACAATGAGGCACCGGCAACATACGCTATGACTTCAACTGTCAAACGATTACTCGACCACCTCACTGAGGCTGAGCTCTACTCAGCCAAGGATCTCGGAAGCATTCAGTCCACACTTGAAGATCTGTCTAAAAGCATCAAAGATGCCGCCACTGACCCATCGCCCGACAAGCGACACCCTCCATACATGCTTGCACTACTCGAGAACCGCGTTGCGCTCTGCAACTCAACCTTGGCGCGACTTCAGAAGAGATTAGAGCGGCTGCCAGATTACTTACTGGAGGCTCATGAGAAGCTCATTTCGATCCTGCGATCTATCTCGctggccaacaccaagtccAAGGTAAACGAGGctggaatggaatggaatgtTCCGAGATGTGCTAACGTTGCCTAGTTCTCCACATccgaggtcaagaagctAAAGAACCAAATCTTGGAAATTGGCGAAAAGCACAATAACGGCACATTTACCGCAGAGGATGGAACCTTGGAGGAGGGAGGCGAAGTGCTAAAAGACTTGTACCTTCGCTGCGTCCGCTGGTCGGACATGGTTCTTGAGAGGTGAGATGACCAACATTTTTACATGAATATACACTGACacttcaaagacaaggaGAAGTAGCTGAGCAATGGCGACCAATCTACGACCAGCTCATCCAAATTCGCaacgaccttgagaagctttcTCTTACACAAGCATGGTCGCTTCGAGAGACGGATCTGTACGATTTCCAACGGCAACTTGACAGAATTGATGAGAGCCGACAGAACGGAAACTGGGTGGACGACCGTGGGCGACCAGCCGATCTCTGGACGCAACGCACTTTGCTCTACTTGATCCGAAGGTCGTATGCGTACATCTACTCGTTTATGCTGGCATCCGAACCAGTGTCTGAAGCCCTGTTGCCTGTTTACAACCAACTGCAAACACTGAAGCGTTGCCTCgttgaggtcaagaagaatggGGGTGTATCCTCTGTGCGGGAGCTTTACCCCTACAGCATGAAGGTATGTTGATACATCGTGATATAACCTGGATATCTCTAACATGAAACAGCTTAACTCCTTAGATAACATGAAAGTTGACGGCAAGTTTGTGGTTAATGGCGACATCCCCGAAGGACAAGGCAGTGTTACTGGACTGTTGGCCGAATGCTTTGATCTCAACTACGAACTGAGAGTTGCCGCCGAAGAAGCAGCCGAGAGTCGCTCGAATGGCGGCGAAGCTTAAACCACGTATGATTTTGGTGGCAGGCCATACCAAAGCAGCATGGATATGTCAGTGTACGATGGCGTTTACTATCACTTgaattggaattggaatTTTGTAGGTCAGATAGCTCTTCCTCGCGGTTTTTTGGTAATAGCTTTAGCTCGCTTTCATCGGGCTGGTAATGACATCGGTATGCAGGGGTTGTTGAGGGCTGGTATTGTTAGCAAAGCGGTATGGAACGAATGATCACAAAGATTCGAGGTCAGCAACCGACGGATGGACAACAGGAACATCATGGTAGCGGATCATGATAACCAGCATGAATAGTATCAGTTCACTGTTTTGAAAAGGGTCTCTATCGTGGCTCTACGGGAATGGTATTGGCCTTGTGCATTAGTTCATTCTGAAGGCGGCCTTGAAGGGGTAGATCTGGACCTGTATATCACATTAGCAAATTGTTTTCGAATGGATTCGCGCTCTATTTACCTTGTCCATGTCCCAGACGCCTGATGTAGCATAGatgtctttgctgagttgCTCTCTGACCTCTTCTACGGATTCAGCGATGCAAACAAGGGTACTGCCGGCAAAgtcgaggctgtcgacaCTGTCATCTTTGGGGACACCGTTTAGAATGGCACCTAGACACAAAATTAGTCTCATTGTTATGATCCAACATCTAGGTCTGTTTGGATGAAGAATACACACCTCCCATCTTCCAgcttccattctcaacatTAGGAACCATGTTCTTGAAGTGGGTTCTTCGGCCTGTTAGCTCAAGCCACATATAGTGAGATATCAGAACAAAGCTCACCCTCGAACCTCgagtctcttctctcgaaCATTGGGCTTGTCATGGACGACAACGAGAAACTCGTACTTTCCGGGAGGGACGGTaacagatgaggaagccattGTTCGAAATGTAGTGAAGCGAGGTGCAATTCTAGCTCTAGAGAGTGAGAATGCAAGACGAGAGTTCATGTTTTCGGGTtatggtgatgttgtatttATGTATCGAACGGAGGATGAGGTGGTACTAGTATGGAGATGGGCTCCGAGTTGCGGGGTGGTGATTGCCGTGATTGGCGGGGTAAGTTTGAAGGGCGTAGGAGTTGACGATGATAGTGCGCCTTTGGGGTCAAGGAGTGGGTTATCGTGTCTTGGCCTATACTCGCAATGCTGGggtttgttcttctcagtaGAAGTACTTGAATTGGTTAGAATAATGAACTCAATGGTTAACTGTGCTCCCAAGGGTCAGAAATACTAGCAAATGTATATGCGTGTTAGATGGCAATGCCGTCAGACCAGCATTATTGATAACCTATACATCCGACCGGGTAGTTCCACTGGGGCAACTATATATGTACAACAGGAAAGCGAGGGATACAAACGTTTCTGACTGTTACGAAAATGCTCTCTCTGTGGCTTTGTTCCTACAGTGTCGTCATATTACAACCTACGAAGGAGAAACGAAGGGCAGTCTcatcgcccttctcatcCCCAAGCCTCGATTAGCCCTCCTCTCAAAAGCAACTGATTCGGAAGAGGATTCCAAGTGAACAAATAACTAATATGATCTTGGTATGGCCTACTCGAAAATTAAACGAAGTAAAGTATCCTATAGTCTTTAGGGTAGGATCGTCACTTACAGCCACAATTTGCTCGCTTCTGGACGACGGTTCTAGGTCATTTAGCTCTCAAATTTGATGCCTACTTACTCCATGCACAAATGATTAGTTTTGAGGAACCTCACGAGTTGGAGCAGTCCTGGTACTCTGACACAGAAGTTGCCTTTGCCGGAGCATTGGGGGTTATTGGGTGGAATATAGGAGATTACGAGGCGCAGGGAACATGGCGCGAGGAGCCTCTGCCGTAAACCCGTAGTCTTCCACATGCTGCTACACAAATGAGCCGCCGATATGGTATAGGAGATATGAAATTACGTGAGAATCTTAAGTTGTTAGTCGTGATCGTCGAAACCAGTACAACTCCGCCACAACactatcatcatcgcttACATCTGCTCCAGGCTACGTATGATTGGCCGAAAGACGATCTCGTCGAATTCATTTCCTTATTGGGATTCGACGTCGAAATTGGCTTTCATAATGAAGAAGGGCAGTGTTGAAGAGGCAGCCAGGAATGGAGTTGTGGCAATAGTATAATAATGTAGCAACGTTCGTGCTCTTGGTGGTTTTGATCGAAACAGACATCACGGCTCACCTACAACCAACAATCATCCTCTCGAAATGACAGACTCTATCTCAGCGGCTAAACTAGCCATTTACATTATTCTCCTCCAACCTGCTCTGTACTGCCTCTTCAAGCATGGAAAGACTGGATTCATAGGATGGCTTTACGTCCAGATATTCTGCGTACTCAGAATTGTGACTGGTGGCATTGGTCTTCATGAGG
Proteins encoded in this region:
- a CDS encoding 60S acidic ribosomal protein P1, with protein sequence MSHAELASSYAALILADDGVEITADKLQTLIKAAKVEEVEPIWTSIFAKALEGKDVKDLLVNVGSGGGAAPAAGGAAAAGGAAEEAAPEEAKEEEKEESDEDMGFGLFD